From Candidatus Manganitrophus morganii, the proteins below share one genomic window:
- a CDS encoding bi-domain-containing oxidoreductase — translation MKQVIQNYRTGTLKVEEVPAPTVREGGLLVATQVSLISAGTERSTVQVAQKSLAGKAMERPDLVRKVLNKIQKEGVVDTLRMVFERLDTPAALGYSAAGIVLEVGKRVEGFSVGDRVACTGQNYASHAAMISVPKNLCVKMPEGIDFEEGAFVALGAIALQGVRQAEPQLGDRVAVIGLGLLGQLTVQLLKAAGCAVLASDFDPAKIALATALGADVAAPPDRLIEAAAGFTQGAGLDAILITASTKENGPVEMAGEIARKKGRVVVVGAVGMEIPREPYYKKELELRLSTSYGPGRYDPEYEEKGHDYPYGYVRWTEGRNMEAFLALIAQKKVDVKRLITHRYPIQEAEQAYRLMMEGGAPYLGIMLSYPGQEKAKPNRVVHLRKGSRSGRVQLGIIGAGSHVKDRLLPVLSGIKEVSLRAICTASGIHAKALAEKSSAVYCASDYREVLKDEEINAVLIGTRHRDHGQMVVESLRAGKHVFVEKPLCLSEEELEEITAVYEAKATEGIQLMVGFNRRFSPHMAQARALFQDRKNPLVMLYRVNAGALPPDHWVHDPEIGGGRILGEACHFIDCMQALCGSVPTSVHARRIDHHTSGITEDQSLLSFSFADGSIGTVIYTAGGDTALAKERFEAFGEGKAVIINDFIKTESFSGGKGKSFKTSKQDKGFQTEMTRFVEAIQGGTPAMSFAEIQAVTRATLRAVESGRTGAVYALGE, via the coding sequence ATGAAACAGGTGATTCAAAATTATCGGACCGGCACTTTGAAGGTTGAGGAAGTTCCTGCGCCGACGGTGCGGGAGGGCGGATTGCTTGTGGCGACGCAGGTTTCTTTAATCAGCGCCGGGACGGAACGTTCGACCGTGCAGGTGGCGCAGAAAAGTTTGGCCGGCAAGGCGATGGAGCGGCCCGATCTGGTCCGAAAGGTCCTGAATAAGATCCAAAAAGAAGGGGTCGTCGATACCTTGCGAATGGTCTTCGAGCGGCTCGACACCCCGGCCGCCCTCGGCTACAGCGCCGCGGGCATCGTGCTCGAAGTGGGCAAGCGGGTCGAAGGGTTTTCGGTGGGGGATCGGGTCGCCTGCACCGGTCAAAATTATGCCTCGCATGCCGCGATGATCTCCGTTCCGAAAAACCTTTGCGTGAAGATGCCGGAGGGGATCGATTTCGAAGAAGGGGCCTTTGTCGCGCTCGGGGCCATCGCCCTGCAGGGGGTGAGACAAGCCGAACCTCAACTGGGCGATCGGGTCGCCGTCATCGGACTGGGTCTTCTCGGACAGTTGACCGTTCAGCTGCTGAAGGCGGCCGGCTGCGCGGTCCTTGCCTCTGATTTTGATCCGGCGAAAATCGCCCTTGCAACCGCCCTCGGCGCGGATGTCGCAGCGCCCCCCGACCGGTTGATTGAGGCGGCGGCCGGCTTCACACAGGGCGCTGGGTTGGACGCCATCTTGATCACGGCGAGCACGAAGGAAAACGGCCCGGTCGAGATGGCCGGGGAGATTGCGCGAAAGAAGGGACGGGTCGTGGTGGTCGGCGCGGTGGGGATGGAAATCCCGCGGGAGCCCTATTACAAGAAAGAGCTGGAGCTGCGGCTCTCCACCTCCTATGGCCCGGGCCGGTATGATCCCGAATATGAGGAGAAAGGGCACGACTATCCTTATGGCTATGTCCGATGGACGGAAGGGCGGAACATGGAGGCCTTTCTTGCACTTATCGCGCAGAAGAAGGTCGATGTGAAGCGGCTGATCACCCATCGGTACCCGATCCAAGAGGCGGAGCAGGCTTATCGGTTGATGATGGAAGGGGGCGCCCCTTACTTGGGGATCATGCTCTCTTATCCGGGTCAAGAGAAGGCGAAACCGAATCGCGTCGTGCACCTCCGCAAGGGGAGCCGATCGGGCCGGGTGCAGCTTGGAATTATCGGCGCCGGAAGCCATGTCAAAGACCGGCTTCTACCTGTATTAAGCGGTATCAAGGAAGTCTCTTTGAGAGCCATCTGCACCGCCAGCGGAATCCATGCAAAGGCATTGGCGGAGAAGAGCAGTGCGGTCTATTGCGCGAGCGATTACCGAGAAGTGTTGAAGGATGAAGAGATCAATGCCGTCTTGATCGGAACCCGCCATCGCGACCATGGACAAATGGTGGTCGAATCGCTTCGTGCCGGGAAACATGTCTTTGTCGAGAAGCCGCTCTGTCTTTCGGAAGAAGAGTTGGAGGAAATTACCGCCGTTTACGAAGCCAAGGCGACCGAAGGGATTCAACTGATGGTTGGATTCAACCGACGTTTCTCTCCCCACATGGCTCAAGCCCGCGCCCTGTTCCAAGATCGAAAAAATCCGCTGGTGATGCTCTATCGGGTGAATGCCGGGGCGCTTCCGCCGGACCATTGGGTGCATGATCCGGAGATCGGGGGCGGACGTATTCTGGGGGAAGCCTGTCACTTCATCGATTGCATGCAGGCCCTCTGCGGATCGGTTCCGACGTCGGTGCACGCGCGCCGGATCGATCATCACACCTCCGGCATCACGGAGGATCAGAGCCTCCTCTCCTTTTCTTTCGCCGACGGCTCCATCGGCACGGTGATCTACACGGCCGGCGGCGATACCGCCTTGGCGAAGGAGCGGTTCGAAGCCTTCGGGGAGGGGAAGGCGGTGATCATCAATGATTTTATTAAAACCGAATCTTTCTCCGGCGGAAAAGGAAAGAGCTTTAAGACGAGCAAACAAGACAAAGGATTCCAGACGGAGATGACGCGCTTTGTTGAGGCGATTCAGGGGGGAACCCCGGCAATGTCGTTTGCTGAAATCCAGGCCGTGACAAGGGCCACGCTCCGCGCGGTGGAGAGTGGCCGGACCGGTGCGGTTTACGCGTTGGGAGAGTAG